One window of Cygnus atratus isolate AKBS03 ecotype Queensland, Australia chromosome 17, CAtr_DNAZoo_HiC_assembly, whole genome shotgun sequence genomic DNA carries:
- the LOC118253032 gene encoding glutathione S-transferase theta-1, with translation MGLELYLDLLSQPCRSIYIFARSNNIPFEFKHVELFKDSVLGRKPAAASSAEQPRTGPSNSEGASKISLLKKVPALKDGDFTLAECTAILLYLSRKYNTPDHWYPSDIQKRAQVDEYLSWHHANIRANAPKTMWIKVLIPLFTGQPLPSEKLQEVMEGLSTSLKQFEERFLQDKAFIIGNEISLADLVAIVELMQPVGVGCDVFEDRPRLMEWRRRVEEAVGKELFFQAHEMILNIKELSNIQIDPQLKEHLAPMLMKMLK, from the exons ATGGGGCTGGAGCTGTACCTGGACCTGCTGTCGCAGCCCTGCCGCTCCATCTACATCTTCGCCCGCAGCAACAACATCCCCTTCGAGTTCAAGCACGTGGAGCTCTTCAAAG ACTcggtgctggggaggaagcCGGCGGCGGCGAGCAGCGCGGAGCAGCCCCGCACAG GGCCATCAAATAGTGAAGGGGCTAGCAAAATCAGCCTCTTGAAGAAGGTACCAGCActaaaggatggagatttcaCCCTAGCAGAATG CACTGCCATTCTGCTGTATCTAAGTCGAAAGTACAACACTCCTGACCACTGGTACCCATCAGACATACAAAAACGGGCCCAGGTAGATGAATACCTCTCATGGCATCATGCTAACATCCGGGCTAATGCTCCTAAGACCATGTGGATCAAG GTGCTGATTCCTCTCTTCACAGGGCAGCCACTGCCCTCAGAGAAGCTCCAGGAGGTTATGGAGGGGCTCTCCACTTCCCTGAAGCAATTTGAGGAGAGGTTTCTGCAGGACAAGGCTTTTATCATCGGGAATGAGATCTCTCTGGCAGATCTTGTGGCCATTGTGGAGTTGATGCAA CCTGTTGGTGTTGGTTGTGACGTCTTTGAAGACAGACCTAGACTGATGGAGTGGCGCAGGCGGGtggaggaagctgtggggaaaGAGCTTTTCTTCCAAGCCCATGAGATGATCCTGAATATCAAAGAACTGAGCAACATTCAAATTGATCCACAGCTGAAAGAGCATCTGGCGCCGAtgttgatgaagatgttgaaatGA
- the GSTT2B gene encoding glutathione S-transferase theta-2B: MGLELYLDLLSQPCRALYIFARTNNIPFEFKHVELMKGQHRTEEFRKVNMLMKVPALKDGSFTLAESIAILLYLARKFKTPDHWYPADLQKRAKVDEYLSWQHVNIRGKGSKLFLTKVLLPLLTGQPPSPEKLEGVTEELNIVLKQFEEKFLQDKPFIVGNEISLADLVALVELMQPVGAGYNLFEERPKLAEWRSRVEEAVGKQLCQEAHEGILNAKNLTADKIAPELLEHFKHQLLKQSS; this comes from the exons atggggctGGAGCTGTACCTGGACCTGCTGTCGCAGCCCTGCCGGGCGCTCTACATCTTCGCCCGCACCAACAACATCCCCTTCGAGTTCAAGCACGTGGAGCTGATGAAGG GGCAGCACAGGACCGAGGAGTTCAGGAAGGTGAATATGCTGATGAAAGTGCCCGCACTAAAGGACGGTTCTTTCACCTTAGCAGAGAG CATCGCGATCCTCCTGTACCTGGCCCGGAAATTCAAGACTCCCGATCACTGGTACCCCGCTGACCTGCAGAAACGGGCTAAGGTGGATGAGTACCTGTCATGGCAGCATGTCAACATTCGTGGGAAAGGGAGCAAGCTGTTCTTAACTAAG gtgctgctgcctctccttaCGGGCCAGCCACCGTCTCCGGAGAAACTGGAAGGTGTTACTGAAGAGCTGAACATTGTTCTGAAGCAGTTTGAGGAGAAGTTCTTGCAGGACAAGCCCTTCATCGTGGGCAATGAGATCTCCCTGGCAGACCTCGTAGCGCTGGTGGAGCTCATGCAG CCTGTCGGTGCTGGCTACAACCTCTTTGAGGAGAGGCCAAAGTTAGCGGAGTGGCGCAGTCGGGTGGAAGAAGCGGTGgggaagcagctctgccaggaggCGCACGAAGGGATCTTGAACGCCAAGAATTTGACCGCTGATAAAATTGCACCTGAACTGCTGGAGCACTTCAAGCACCAGCTCCTAAAGCAGTCTAGCTAG